The Candidatus Peribacteria bacterium region ACGACTCGCTAATTATCTTTGACCGCTTCGATCTCCCGAACGCCAACTCCAATATCTTCGCAACCTCCGGAGCCGGTAAGTCCTTCACCGCGAAGCTGGAACTCCTGCGCTACCTGATGCTCGGAACCGAGGTGCTCGTCATCGACCCGGAAAATGAATACACCAACCTCTGCGAAGCAGTCGACGGTTCGTTCATTCCCCTCTCCATCCAGAGTCCGTTCCGCATCAATCCTTTCGATCTGCCGAAGGCAATCCGCGGTGACGAAGCTGCGCCTGGTGAAGTGCTCCGCTCTGCGGTCATCAATATCCACGGCCTCCTGAAGCTGATGCTCGGCCCCATTACCCCGACCGAAGACGGTGTGCTGGATAAAGCAATTCTTGATACCTACGCCCTGAACGGCATTACGCTCACCACAGATGATCTGACTGCCAATGACCCGCCAACCCTCGGTCAGCTGGTCGATGTGCTGATGACAACCGATGGCGGTGAGAACATGGGAAAGGTGCTCCAGAAATACACAACAGGAAGCTTCGCCGGCCTGTTTGATCAGAAGACAAACGTCGAGCTCAATAAGCAGATGGTCGTCTTCCAGATCCGCGACCTCGAAGAACAGCTCCGCCCGATCGCCATCTACGTGGTCCTGAACTTCCTCTGGAACCGCATCCGCACTGAACTCAAGAAGCGCCTGCTCGTGATTGATGAAGCCTGGAACCTCATGCAGCACGAAGACTCCGCACGCTTCCTCTACGGCATCGTAAAGCGCGCCCGTAAGTACTACCTGGGCGTCACGACCATCACACAGGACGTCGATGACTTCGTGGAGTCTCCGTTCGGAAAACCGATCATCACAAACTCCTCACTACAGCTGCTGATGAAGCAGTCCCCGACCACAGTCGATAGCCTCCAGAAACTCTTCTACCTGACAGATGGTGAGAAGTACGTCCTCCTGAACTCAGACGTCGGACAGGGCATTCTCTTTGCCGGGTACAAGCATGTGGCTACAGAAATTGTCGCAAGCACGGAGGAATCCAAACTGATCACAACGAAGCCAAGCGAGGTGGCAGCTCAGCAGAGAGCAACCGCCCAGAAGAAAATGAGCGATGCAGAGAAAAAGGAATAACGTTACTGCGCAGCCTCAGCTTCCTCCTCAATCACTTTCCAGCGCACTTCCGGTTTCAGCTTTCCGCTCACCGCAAAGCCGGCTGCTTTCTTGTGCCCGCCGCCACTCAGATTCCCGGCCATGGCCGCCACATCGACATCGTCCCGGAGTGTCCGCAGGCTCCCTTTTACTTTGCCGTCACGCTCAGACAGCACCATGGAGAAGCGCATGCCCGGCACCGCATTCACATAGTCGATCGCGCCTGCGAGCTCTGAGTAATCCGCTCCCGTTGCACGGAAATCTCCTTCGGTTACGGCACTGATGGCTCCCCCCTCTTCCGATACACTGATTTTTTCGAGCACACGCCCCCAGAGTTTGAGTGTGCTGAGTTTTGCCGTCCGGAACACCGCCGTCACAATCATCTGCTGGCGCGCCCCTGCACGGAGCAGGCGGCCGACTGTCCTGTACACGCCCGGCGTGGTGTTGCTATGGAGCAGTCCGCCGGTATCGGTATAGACACCGGTCAAAAGCGCAGTCGCCACATCAGGGTTCATGTTCCACAGGAGGAGATCTGCGAGCATGACGACAATTTCACAGGTGGATGCCGCCTCAGGCACGAGGAGGTTGACTGTGCCAAAGCGCGGATTGCCCGGGTGATGATCAATCATCACCGTTGGAATAGTACCGTCAAAAAGCTGCGGATGTGTCACATGCATCTCCGTCATTTTTGCCTCTGCGCAATCCACAATCACTGCGGCATCGCCTGCTTCGAATGTCGGTGGAGGTGCAATACGTTTGGCCGTGTTCAGAAACTGAAAAGTTTCCGGCACCGGATCCACACAATGAAGCGTGACCTGTATGTTAGGAAATTGCTGCTCCAAAAGAAGTGCGATACCCACCACCGATCCGATCGCATCGCCGTCCGGCCCACGATGACAGATGCACGCAATCCGTTTTGCTTTGGAGAGAAGGTCTGCTGCCGCGCGCGCGTCTGCGTGAGTGAGAGACATAAAGGGTCTCACAGTACGACGAATATGACAGACGAACAAACATATGCTGTTGCGGAATATTCTTCTGTTTGTTGTGATTCACAGATGCAAGAAAAAGATGACACGCACGAAACACATCATGCTGTACACTGTGTGCGATGTCTCACTCTGTCATTTTTTGCGGCACACCGGACTTCGCAGTTCCCTCTCTGCAGGCACTGCTGAACGATGCTGCGTTTGATGTCACGCTCGTCATCACCCAACCCGATCGTCCGGTCGGCAGAAAACAGATCCTGACTCCTCCGCCCGTGAAAGAGCTGGCGCTTGAAAAAGGCATTCCGGTGTTCCAGCCGGAGAACATCAACCTCGAATTACAAACCTATCTCGATACAGCAAAGATCGCGCGTCCGGATTTTCTGATTGTCGTTGCCTACGGAAAAATCCTGAAACAACCAATCCTCGATCTCCCGAAAGTAGCCCCCATCAATGTCCACGGTTCCATCCTCCCGCGCTGGAGAGGGGCCTCCCCTGTCGAACATGCCATTTTGAACGGAGACACGGAGACGGGAGTGACGATTCAGATTATGAGCGCAGGCCTCGACGAAGGTCCGGTTCTTTCGATTGGTACAACGCAGATCGATCCGCGTGAAACAAGCACCAGTCTCCGGGAAAAACTCTGCGTCATCGGTGCGAAACTGCTTGTCGATACTTTGAAGAAACCTCTCGATCCACAACCCCAACCCGATACCGGCATCACGATCTGCGGCAAGCTCTCGCGCGAAGACGCCCGAGTGAATCCGGAAACAATGACCGCCGACGAATTGGACCGCTGCGTCCGCGCACTGAATCCATGGCCCAGTGTTCTTGCGACGGTCGATGGACA contains the following coding sequences:
- a CDS encoding ATP-binding protein; this translates as MPDTNTPIGPDTTPLPPAGNGVLPPVSLKQEPPMMQAIDDLLGLHKQTIDVLDKKKDDETWTADEREAIKRYEEGLQKMLDLIAPAGMQVRNKDIVMNDLYARTFYTYNWPNYIYPNWLAQTINMTATMDIAQYIYPTSNKAIMKMLRKKVAELRSSIRMLEQRGIVRDPTLEAALQDAEELRDLLARGQEKLFQFGMYITLYAEDEEHLKKLQTDLESMLGGKLVLTKPALFQMEHAWTSTLPLCLDEIEINRNMNTSPLAASFPFSSSDLTDDHGILYGINRHNDSLIIFDRFDLPNANSNIFATSGAGKSFTAKLELLRYLMLGTEVLVIDPENEYTNLCEAVDGSFIPLSIQSPFRINPFDLPKAIRGDEAAPGEVLRSAVINIHGLLKLMLGPITPTEDGVLDKAILDTYALNGITLTTDDLTANDPPTLGQLVDVLMTTDGGENMGKVLQKYTTGSFAGLFDQKTNVELNKQMVVFQIRDLEEQLRPIAIYVVLNFLWNRIRTELKKRLLVIDEAWNLMQHEDSARFLYGIVKRARKYYLGVTTITQDVDDFVESPFGKPIITNSSLQLLMKQSPTTVDSLQKLFYLTDGEKYVLLNSDVGQGILFAGYKHVATEIVASTEESKLITTKPSEVAAQQRATAQKKMSDAEKKE
- a CDS encoding bifunctional oligoribonuclease/PAP phosphatase NrnA, whose translation is MSLTHADARAAADLLSKAKRIACICHRGPDGDAIGSVVGIALLLEQQFPNIQVTLHCVDPVPETFQFLNTAKRIAPPPTFEAGDAAVIVDCAEAKMTEMHVTHPQLFDGTIPTVMIDHHPGNPRFGTVNLLVPEAASTCEIVVMLADLLLWNMNPDVATALLTGVYTDTGGLLHSNTTPGVYRTVGRLLRAGARQQMIVTAVFRTAKLSTLKLWGRVLEKISVSEEGGAISAVTEGDFRATGADYSELAGAIDYVNAVPGMRFSMVLSERDGKVKGSLRTLRDDVDVAAMAGNLSGGGHKKAAGFAVSGKLKPEVRWKVIEEEAEAAQ
- the fmt gene encoding methionyl-tRNA formyltransferase: MSHSVIFCGTPDFAVPSLQALLNDAAFDVTLVITQPDRPVGRKQILTPPPVKELALEKGIPVFQPENINLELQTYLDTAKIARPDFLIVVAYGKILKQPILDLPKVAPINVHGSILPRWRGASPVEHAILNGDTETGVTIQIMSAGLDEGPVLSIGTTQIDPRETSTSLREKLCVIGAKLLVDTLKKPLDPQPQPDTGITICGKLSREDARVNPETMTADELDRCVRALNPWPSVLATVDGHEIKILDAALEPTAESMPLACAHQTTLHLLTIQEAGGKPVKAADWKRGLRN